From Triticum dicoccoides isolate Atlit2015 ecotype Zavitan unplaced genomic scaffold, WEW_v2.0 scaffold181156, whole genome shotgun sequence:
GCCATGCGAGCTCCTTCACGAGAGGCAGAGACCTTCCACTTGTGGAACTCTGACGGCCCGTCAATCATGACGTTGGCGACAGAAGCTGCATTCCTTCCAATATCTGTGTCCGGGAACAGAGCAGTGCAGGTTGCTCTTGCCGTGGCCATCAAAGCCTCTGCCTCCACATGAGCCTTGTTCAGACGATCCAGCTCCTTGTCTCCAGAGATACGGGTGTCGCCTAGAATGGCATCCGCAACAAGGGTAGAGGCGGCAGATACACGAGACCAACCATGCTCATACTTGTTAGCCATCTTGTTGTTGGCTGCAAATCATTATGGATAGCAAATCAGGAAAGACACGTATGTATAGGACCATCAAAAGGATAAAAAATTACTATGTCCGAATAGATGAAAGACTTACAGTCAGCAGCTTCTCTGGCTTGTGTTAGAAGGACCTCTGTTGTCCTGAGTTTTTCCTTCATTTTCTCCTGAGCGTCGAGGGCAAGAGTGTTATTCCTCGCGTCCTCCTCCAGCTGCAAGACACGGGCCCGCAGTTCCTCGTTGGCGGAACGAAAGACGCCTGACTCTGCGACAATGGCACGGAGAGACTCCACCTCTGCCGCAAGCTGCACACGCTCTTCTTCATACTCCGCCTGAGTGAGGTACATGGCTCGCTCGTAGTCACCATTGAGGCACGCAATCTCAGGTTCGGCAGCTACAGAAGAATGAAAAAGCATTATGGAAAATGACGAGGACGCAAAACAAATTATTGATGCATAACAAGGCTTACCTTGTGCCCGCTCTTCGGCTTCATCCTTATTGCATGGCAGCTCCCTTATCCGCTTCGCAGGATC
This genomic window contains:
- the LOC119344708 gene encoding uncharacterized protein LOC119344708, which translates into the protein MIKDLQEFHHDATQILRPNMETWGKRSCVKSQYIKDTGDVVTSHVDPAKRIRELPCNKDEAEERAQAAEPEIACLNGDYERAMYLTQAEYEEERVQLAAEVESLRAIVAESGVFRSANEELRARVLQLEEDARNNTLALDAQEKMKEKLRTTEVLLTQAREAADSNNKMANKYEHGWSRVSAASTLVADAILGDTRISGDKELDRLNKAHVEAEALMATARATCTALFPDTDIGRNAASVANVMIDGPSEFHKWKVSASREGA